GCTCATCCTCTTTGCGGCGCCGCTGCCGCTCACCTGGCTCGAGCGCAAGGTGGCCGGCCACATACAGGTGCGTCTCGGCCCTTATCGCGTGGGACCCCACGGCCTCCTCCAGCCCTTCGCCGACATGATAAAGCTCGTATTCAAGGAGGACATCGTCCCGGCCAGGGCCGACAGGTTCCTCTTCCTCGCGGCGCCGGTCGTCACCATGGTGCCGGCCTTCGCCGCCTTCGTGGCCATCCCCTTCGGCGAGACGTGGACCGTGCCCTTCGTGGGCCGCGAGGTCACGCTCTACATCTCGGACATGAACGTGGGCATACTGTACGTGCTCGCCATAGCGGGGCTCGGTATCTACGGCATAATCCTCGGCGGCTGGGCTTCGAACAGCAAGTACGCCCTCCTGGGGGGACTCCGCTCGGCGGCCCAGATGATAAGCTACGAGATCGCCCTGAGTTTCGCCTGCATAGGTGTCGTCATGATGGCCAACTCGCTGAGCCTGGTGGAGATAGTCAGGGCCCAGTCCGGCTCCTTCACCGACTGGAACGTCTTCTATCTCCCCGTCGGTCCGGTCTGGTTCTTCATATTCCTCACGGCCGGGCTCGCCGAGATAAACCGCATACCCTTCGACCTCCCCGAGGACGAGGGCACCCTTGCGGCGGGCTTCCACGTCGAGTACAGCGGCATGCGTTTTGCCCTGTTCATGCTCGCCGAGTACGTGGCCATGGTCTCCATCTCGGTGCTCGCCGTGCTGCTCTTTTTCGGCGGGTGGAACGCGCCGCTGCCGATCCCGCTTCCCCCCATAGTGTGGTTCCTCATAAAGGTGGTGGCCTTCATATACTTCTTCATGTGGGTGAGGTTCACTTTCCCGCGCTACCGTTACGACCAGCTCATGACCATCGGGTGGAAGGTGCTCATACCGCTTTCGCTCGTCAACATACTCGTAACCGGGCTCATGAGGATATGAGCTCCCGACTGCGACCGTAAAAGGTCCGTCCGCGCAAATGACTGACAGGAAGAGAAAAGAACAGGCCGGTGCCGGCGGCGTCGTAAAGAAGGCGCTTCTGCTCGATCTCCTCAAGGGGCTGCGGGTGACGCTGGGCTACAACGTCTCCAAGAGCATCACGCACCGCTATCCCGACGAGGAGAAGTGGATACCCTACAAGCGTTTCCGGGGCCGCCACACGCTCAACAGGACGCCCGACGGAAAGGAGCTCTGTGTAGCCTGCGAGCTCTGCGTCAAGGCCTGTCCCACGCGCTGCATAACGGTAGTGCCCATGGAGGACGACACGGGACGGGGCATAGCCGACAGGGTGCCCAAGGTCTGGCGGGTAGACCTGGTGAGGTGCCTTTTCTGCGGCTACTGCGAGGACGCCTGCCCCACGCGCGCCGTGCGGCTCGGCCGCGACTACGAGCTCGCCTGCTTCAGCCTCGAAGAGGCGGTGCGAAACCGCGAGGAGCTGCTTAAGCCGCAGGAGATACCCGAGGACTTCGAGGGCGGACTCATCGTCAAGGCGCGGCTCGAAAAGGGCGAGAAGGGGCCCCGCGTGAGACCGGACCTCACCAAGCAGAAGAGAAGGGCCTGGTAGGACGGCGGCCGCCCCCCCGCCGCAGCAATCAAGTAAGGACAGGTAGTCTGTAGATGGAACTCTTGTTTTTCATCGTCTTCGCGGCCCTGGCCGTGGCCTCGGCCCTCGGCGTGGTGCTCATGCGAAACCCCGTGTACAGCGCCGTCTCGCTCATAGTCTGCCTGCTGCAGATGGCGGCGCTCTTCGTGCTCCTGCGCTCGCCCTTCCTCGCCGCCGTGCAGGTCTTCATCTACGTGGGCGCCGTAATGGTTCTCTTCCTCTTCGTCGTGCTCTTTCTCGACGTGGGCAAGGAGAGCCGCAGCGTCTACATCCACGCCACGGGGCCCTGGGCCGTGCTGGGATACGCCGGTTACGCCGCGCTCACGGCCTTTCTCATAGGCTACGTGGCCCTTCGCGGAAGGCTCTCCGTCGCCCCGGGCGGCTACGACGAGCAGGCCCTCCTCGAGAACACGGAGGTCATGGGCAGGCTCCTCTACACGAAGTACATCTTCCCCTTCGAGGTCGTCTCGCTTCTGCTGCTCGTGGCGCTCGTGGGCGGCGTGGTGCTGGCCATGAAGGAAAGGGAGAAGGCGTAGGCCCTATGTTTACACTCACTCTGTCACACTACCTCGTACTGAGCCTCGTGCTCTTCTCCATCGGTGTCGCCGGCGTGCTGCTGCGCCGCAACATCATAATCGTGCTCATGAGCCTCGAGCTCATATTCAACTCGGTGAACATAAGCCTCGTCGCCTTCAGCCACTACCTCCAGGACATGTCCGGCAGGGTCTTCGTCGTATTCTCCATCACCGTGGCCGCCGCCGAGGTGGCCGTGGGCCTTGCCATACTGGTGCTCGTCTACAGGCGGCGCAACACGGTCTACGTCGAAGAGCTCGACGAGATGAGGAACTGACCGGCCCGCGAGGCGGGCCGGGCGGGCGGCCGCAACCGCTGTCTTCGCGGGGTCGCCCTCTCCGACGAGATGAGGAACTGGCCGGCCCGCGAGGCGGGCCGGGCGGGCAGGCGGGGCGGAAAGGCCGTCCGGCCATGACGATATCCCGGCCGCCGGAGCGGGCGGCCAGGGGAAGACGAACAGGCGGAACGGACAGGGATTATGAGTACATGGCTCTTGCTTCTCATACCACTCGCCTCGGCGGTGGTCATCACGCTTGTCACCAGGCCTAACAGGGACCTGAGCTCCTACATCTCCATCGGGGCCATAGGCGTCTGCCTGCTCATCGCCCTGCCCAAGCTCTTCTACATGATCGGCCATCCGCACATGACGCCCGTGGAGAGCTCCTTTACATGGCTCGACGTGGAGGGCCTCGTCGTCGAGATGGGCACCATCATCGACCCGCTGAGCATACTCATGCTCTTCATCGTAACCTTCGTGGGCTCGCTCATACACATCTACTCGAGGGGCTACATGGAGGGGGACCCGGGCTTTTCGAGGTTCTTCGCCTGCCTCTCGCTCTTCATCTTCGCCATGCTCGGCATCGTGCTGGCCAACAACTTCATCATGATCTTCGTCTTCTGGGAGCTCGTGGGCCTTGCGTCGTACCTCCTCATAGGCTACTACTACGAGAAGCCCTCGGCCGCCGATGCCGCCAAGAAGGCCTTTCTCGTGAACCGCGTCGGTGACTTCGGCTTCATCCTCGGCATAATCGTCCTCTTCTACGCCGCCGGCACCTTCAACTTCCTCGAGCTCGAGCACCTCATACACGAGGGGCACATCGACGACACCACGCTCCTCGTCTCGGCGCTGCTCATCTTCTGCGGCGCCGTGGGCAAGTCGGCCCAGATACCGCTCCACGTCTGGCTGCCCGACGCCATGGAGGGCCCCACGCCCGTCTCGGCTCTCATACACGCCGCCACCATGGTCGCCGCCGGCGTGTACATGCTCGCCCGCACGGCCTTCCTCTTCCACGCCGCGCCGGAGAGCGCATCGCTCGTCGTAGCCTACGTGGGCGGCGCCACGGCCCTCATGGCCGCGCTCATAGCGCTCGCCCAGGACGACATAAAGCGCATAATCGCCTTCTCGACGCTCAGCTCCCTCGGCTACATGGTGATGAGCGTTGGCCTCGGCGGCGTGGGCCCCGGCATGTTCTACCTCACGACCCACGCCTTCTTCAAGGCCCTGCTCTTTCTCGGCGCCGGCAGCGTCATCCACGCCTGTCACACGAACAACATATGGGAGATGGGGCGGCTCTGGCCCAAGATGAGGATAACGGCCGTCACCTTCCTGCTCGGCTCGCTCGCCATGATGGGAGTCTTCCCCTTCAGCGGCTTCTGGAGCAAGGACGAGATACTGGCCACGGCCTGGGACAACGACATCGTACTCTTCGGCGTCGGCGTGGCCACGGCCTTCTTTACGGCCGTCTTCATGACGAGGCTCATCGTCGTCACCTTCTTCGGCGACAAGCGCTACCACGGCCATCCCCACGAGTCCCCGCCGGTCATGACGGTGCCGCTCATGGTGCTCGCCTTCTTCGCCGTCACCGCCGGTTTCGTGGGGCTGCCGAGCCTGGACCCCAACTTCGGCACCTTCTTCGGGGGCCACGGCGGCGGTCACGCCGAGGGCGCGGCAGGCGGCCACCACTTCAACTTCCTCGTCGCCGGCCTCTCCACGGCGGCCGTCTTCGCGGGCATCGTCATCGGCTGGCTCGTCTACGTGAAGGAGACCGTGAGCCCCTCCATGCTCCAGACGCGCTACAGGGCCGTATACGACATGCTGGCCGCGCGCTTCTACTTCGACGACTTCTACGACAACGTGCTGGTGGCCGGGGTCTACAACGGCATCGCCAGGGTCTGCAACTTCCTGGAGGTCAACTTCATCATAAACTTCCTCGTGAACGGCACGGCCTACCTGACGAGGGAGACGGGCAAGGCCCTGCGACTCTCCATTACAGGGAAGACCCAGCACTACGCCTACATCATGGTCGGAGGGGCGCTCGTGCTGGCCTTCGTCTTCATAATCACCTTAGGAGTGTGAACAGGTGGAAGGTTTCCCCGTACTGTCTGCCATAATACTGACGCCGCTTCTGGCCTGTTGCGTCCTCATCTTCGTCGACGAGAAGAGGCTCTCGCTCATAAGGGGGGTGGCCGTGACGGCCACGTCCATAACACTGCTCCTCTCGCTCTGCCTCCTCTTCACCTACGACACCGCCGCCGGAGGCTTCCAGTTCGTCGAGCGCGTGGAGTGGATAAGATCGCTCGGCGTCTCCTACTACGTGGGTGTCGACGGCATAAGCCTCTCCATGGTGGTGCTCACGGCCTTCGTCATCTTCACCGGCGTCTTCGTCTCGTGGGTGGGCATCAAGAAGAGGGTGAAGGAGCACTACATATTCCTGCTCCTGCTCGTGGCCGGCGTCTTCGGCGTCTTCGTCTCGCTGGACCTACTCTTCTTCTACCTCTTCTACGAGCTCGCCGTCATACCCATGTATCCGCTCATCGGCATATGGGGGAGCGCCAACCGCGAGTACGCCACCATGAAGCTCACGCTGTACCTGAGCCTTGGCGCCGTCTTCGCGCTGCTCGGCATACTCTCGCTATACTTCACCGCCGGGGCCCAGACGGGCACCTACACCTTCGATATCCTGGCGCTGAGCAAGCTCCACTACGACGCCGGCTACCAGAAGATCGTCTATCTGCCCATACTCGTCGGCTTCGGCGTGCTCGTTCCGCTGGCGCCCTTCCACTCGTGGTCGCCCATAGGGCACGCGGCGGCGCCCTCGGCCGTCAGCATGCTCCATGCCGGCGTGCTCATGAAGCTCGGCGCATACGGCATAATCCACGTGGCCATGCGCATATTCCCCGAGGGCACCCAGTTCTGGATGCCCGTCGTCGCCGTGCTCTGCCTGGTGAACATCTTCTACGGCGGCATGGTGGCCATGCACCGCAGGGACATGAAGTTCATGATCGGCTACTCGTCGTCGAGCCACATGGGGTACGTTCTGCTCGGCCTGGCCACCCTCAACACCATCGGGCTCAACGGCGCCGTGCTCCTCATGTTCGCCCACGGCATAATGACGGCCCTGGCCTTCGCGCTCATCGGCTTCGTCTACGATCAGGCCCACACGCGCATGATCTACGACTTCTCGGGCCTGGCCAAGAGGCTGCCCTTCGTGGCCGTCGCCTTCGCCATCATGGGGTTCGCCTCCAGCGGACTGCCGGGCCTTGCCAACTTCGTCGCCGAGCTCATGGTCTTCATAGGCGCCTTCAAGGACTACCCGCTCCAGGCCGTGGTGGCCGTATTCGGCATAATCGTGACGGCCACCTACATGCTCAGGTGCCTGCGCGACGTCTTCTTCTGCGAGCCGCTGCCGGAGTGGGACAACCTGCGTGACGCGACGACGTTCGTGGAGAGGTTCCCCTACGTGGTGCTCATCGCCGTGCTGCTAATCGTCGGCTTTTATCCCTCGATCATCGTCGACGTCATAAACAGCGGCGTGGTGTCGCTGCTCGAGAACATAAACGCCGACGCCGGGGCCGTGGCCCAGGCCGCCTCGCACGGCGCAGCCGCCGCGGTCCACGGCGCCGGACATTAGGGAAACTCCGAAACGAGATATTCGAGAGGTCGTGGCTGAGATGGAAATGCACTTAGAGAGGACGGTTCCCGAGATACTCATGCTGGGGCTTGCCATGCTCCTGCTCGTCCTGGACCTGCTGCTGCCCAGGGGGACGCGCAAGATACTCGGGGTCATAGCCATAGCCGGTACGGCCGTGACGGGCATAAGCCTCTCGCTGCTGGGCAAGGGGCCGGCCCTTGCCGGCCTCTTCCTCGTGGACGACGTGGCGATCTTCTTCAAGTGGCTCTTCGTGGTCACGGCCGTCTTCATCTTCTACATGGCCATGAGCTACGAGGAGAGGATAAAGGCCTGGAAAGGCGAGTTCTACACGCTCATCGCCTTTGCCGTGCTGGCCATGATGCTGCTCGCCTCGTGCTCCGACCTCATAAGCTTCTACGTCTCGCTCGAGTTCATGGCCATCTGCCTCTACGTGCTCGCCGCCTTTGCAAAGGACGAGCGCAGGAGCGTGGAGGCCGGCCTCAAGTACCTCATAACCGGCGCGCTCGCCTCGGGCTTCCTCCTCTACGGCATGAGTTTTCTCTACGGCGCAACGGGCACGACGAGCTTTGCCGGCATGGCCGACGCCCTGAGGGGAGAGGCGGACGTGGGGGCCTATCTTCTCGTGGGGCTCGCCTTCACCATCATGGGCCTCACCTTTAAGATATCGTCCCTGCCCTTCCACGTCTGGGCCCCCGACGTATACCAGGGCTCGCCCGCCCCGGTGACGGCGCTCCTGGCCGCGGGCTCCAAGGCCGCGGGCTTCGTGGTCATGCTGCGCATCCTCTTGACGGCCCTCGGTCCGGTCAAGGCCGAGTGGGCGGCCTTCGTCGCCCTCCTTTCGGGCCTTACCATGATATTCGGCAACATGGCCGCCATGCCGCAAAAGGACATCAAGAGGCTCATCGCCTACGCGGGCATAGGTTCGGCTGGCTATCTGCTCATGGGTGTGGCCGCCGCCTCGACCCTCGGCGCCGGCGCCATAATGTTCTACCTGCTCGCCTACCTTTTCGGCATAGTCGGCGCCTTTCTCGTCATCATCATATTCTCCAACGCCGAGGGCACGGACAGCATCGAGGCCTACGCGGGCCTGAGCCGCAGGTCGCCGCTTCTGGCGGGCACGCTCTTCATCGCGCTCCTTTCGCTCGTGGGCGTGCCGCCCCTTGCCGGCTTCATCGCCAAGTTCTACCTCATAGCCGCGGCCGTCAAGGAGGGGCTCATCGTGCTGGCCATCGTGGGACTGGTCATGGCCATCGTCACCATGTACTATTTCCTGCTGGTCATAAAGAGCGTCTACCTGCGCGAGCCCACAAGCGACGAGCCCATAAGGCTCGACCCGGTCACCAGGGCCGTGCTCTATACGGTCAACGTGGCGACCCTCTTCCTCGGCATATACCCGGGGCCGGTGACCGACTGGGTGATGCTCATAGCGGGGGAGCTCTTCTGAGCCGAGGCCCCCGGTGGGGGCGACGGGGCGGCCGGCGACGTTGCGGTCAGTTGCGCCGGGGGAAACGCGGGCCTGTGGCCCTTCTACAGAAAGTTTCCCCCGGTTTTGAGAAAGGGCTCACGCAGCGGCGGTGCTTCAGTGGAACCCCGCTGCCTTTCGAGCCGCCTTTGCTCTTTCGGCCGTTCAAGGAAGCGGGCTTTTTCAGCCCAATTCATACAGAGGACGAGACGGGATGGGACACTTACACTGCAAGGTCAAGGGGCCGATAACGGAGAAGGTCGTGATCAAGGACCTCGTCGAGGTATGCCCCGAGGCGGTCGATATAATCAAGAAGCACCTGGGCGAGAACTGCCTCAGCTTTCCGGGGTCGCAGACTGAGACCATAGAGTTCCTGGCGGCCATGAACGACAGCCACCCCTACGCGCTGCTCGACGAGCTCAACGAGACCTGCAAGACGCCGCCGAAGAAGACGGGACACTTTTGATGTGACGGCCAGGACGTTCCTTTCACCGGCCAAGGTGAACCTCTTTCTGTACGTCATCGGGAAGAGGCCCGACGGCTTCCACGAGATACGCACGCTCATGCAGCCGCTTTCGCTGTGCGACGAGATTGCCGTCACGGTGGAGCGCGACGGCCGTGCCGTGAGTCTCGTGTGCGAGGGCCGCTACCGCGCGCCCACCGGTCCGGAAAACCTCGCCTGGCGCGCCGCCGAGCTGTTCATGGACCATACCGGCAGGGAGCGCTCGGTGCGGATCGCCATCAAGAAGCGCATACCCGTAGGCGCCGGCCTCGGCGGCGGAAGCTCGAACGCCGCCACGGTCCTCAAGGCGCTGAACTTCTTGAGCGGCGCGCCGCTGGGCAGGAAAGAGTTGCGCCGGCTCGGGGCCCGGCTCGGCTCGGACGTGCCCTTCTTTGTCGGCGACTCTCCGGCCCTGGCCACGGGGCGCGGCGAGATACTCGAGCCCTGCCGCCTGCCGGGCTACGCCTACCTGCTCATCAATCCCGGCTTCCATGTCTCCACGGCCCACATCTACGGACGGTGCGCGGCGGGCCGGAGCGGCCGGGGACCGGACAG
This genomic interval from Deltaproteobacteria bacterium contains the following:
- a CDS encoding NADH-quinone oxidoreductase subunit I, which codes for MTDRKRKEQAGAGGVVKKALLLDLLKGLRVTLGYNVSKSITHRYPDEEKWIPYKRFRGRHTLNRTPDGKELCVACELCVKACPTRCITVVPMEDDTGRGIADRVPKVWRVDLVRCLFCGYCEDACPTRAVRLGRDYELACFSLEEAVRNREELLKPQEIPEDFEGGLIVKARLEKGEKGPRVRPDLTKQKRRAW
- a CDS encoding NADH-quinone oxidoreductase subunit M → MEGFPVLSAIILTPLLACCVLIFVDEKRLSLIRGVAVTATSITLLLSLCLLFTYDTAAGGFQFVERVEWIRSLGVSYYVGVDGISLSMVVLTAFVIFTGVFVSWVGIKKRVKEHYIFLLLLVAGVFGVFVSLDLLFFYLFYELAVIPMYPLIGIWGSANREYATMKLTLYLSLGAVFALLGILSLYFTAGAQTGTYTFDILALSKLHYDAGYQKIVYLPILVGFGVLVPLAPFHSWSPIGHAAAPSAVSMLHAGVLMKLGAYGIIHVAMRIFPEGTQFWMPVVAVLCLVNIFYGGMVAMHRRDMKFMIGYSSSSHMGYVLLGLATLNTIGLNGAVLLMFAHGIMTALAFALIGFVYDQAHTRMIYDFSGLAKRLPFVAVAFAIMGFASSGLPGLANFVAELMVFIGAFKDYPLQAVVAVFGIIVTATYMLRCLRDVFFCEPLPEWDNLRDATTFVERFPYVVLIAVLLIVGFYPSIIVDVINSGVVSLLENINADAGAVAQAASHGAAAAVHGAGH
- a CDS encoding NADH-quinone oxidoreductase subunit N, which translates into the protein MAEMEMHLERTVPEILMLGLAMLLLVLDLLLPRGTRKILGVIAIAGTAVTGISLSLLGKGPALAGLFLVDDVAIFFKWLFVVTAVFIFYMAMSYEERIKAWKGEFYTLIAFAVLAMMLLASCSDLISFYVSLEFMAICLYVLAAFAKDERRSVEAGLKYLITGALASGFLLYGMSFLYGATGTTSFAGMADALRGEADVGAYLLVGLAFTIMGLTFKISSLPFHVWAPDVYQGSPAPVTALLAAGSKAAGFVVMLRILLTALGPVKAEWAAFVALLSGLTMIFGNMAAMPQKDIKRLIAYAGIGSAGYLLMGVAAASTLGAGAIMFYLLAYLFGIVGAFLVIIIFSNAEGTDSIEAYAGLSRRSPLLAGTLFIALLSLVGVPPLAGFIAKFYLIAAAVKEGLIVLAIVGLVMAIVTMYYFLLVIKSVYLREPTSDEPIRLDPVTRAVLYTVNVATLFLGIYPGPVTDWVMLIAGELF
- the ispE gene encoding 4-(cytidine 5'-diphospho)-2-C-methyl-D-erythritol kinase, coding for MTARTFLSPAKVNLFLYVIGKRPDGFHEIRTLMQPLSLCDEIAVTVERDGRAVSLVCEGRYRAPTGPENLAWRAAELFMDHTGRERSVRIAIKKRIPVGAGLGGGSSNAATVLKALNFLSGAPLGRKELRRLGARLGSDVPFFVGDSPALATGRGEILEPCRLPGYAYLLINPGFHVSTAHIYGRCAAGRSGRGPDRDAVSALVDAPHGIASMLHNDLEEATMAEHPELARYKTLLSEHGARWGTLMSGSGPTVFGIFQDRESRDAAALALRGELGDHGRVIAAEGLGGPF
- a CDS encoding NADH-quinone oxidoreductase subunit J; the protein is MELLFFIVFAALAVASALGVVLMRNPVYSAVSLIVCLLQMAALFVLLRSPFLAAVQVFIYVGAVMVLFLFVVLFLDVGKESRSVYIHATGPWAVLGYAGYAALTAFLIGYVALRGRLSVAPGGYDEQALLENTEVMGRLLYTKYIFPFEVVSLLLLVALVGGVVLAMKEREKA
- the nuoH gene encoding NADH-quinone oxidoreductase subunit NuoH, whose translation is MVLVEVLLIAVKVVVVTLILFAAPLPLTWLERKVAGHIQVRLGPYRVGPHGLLQPFADMIKLVFKEDIVPARADRFLFLAAPVVTMVPAFAAFVAIPFGETWTVPFVGREVTLYISDMNVGILYVLAIAGLGIYGIILGGWASNSKYALLGGLRSAAQMISYEIALSFACIGVVMMANSLSLVEIVRAQSGSFTDWNVFYLPVGPVWFFIFLTAGLAEINRIPFDLPEDEGTLAAGFHVEYSGMRFALFMLAEYVAMVSISVLAVLLFFGGWNAPLPIPLPPIVWFLIKVVAFIYFFMWVRFTFPRYRYDQLMTIGWKVLIPLSLVNILVTGLMRI
- a CDS encoding NADH-quinone oxidoreductase subunit L produces the protein MSTWLLLLIPLASAVVITLVTRPNRDLSSYISIGAIGVCLLIALPKLFYMIGHPHMTPVESSFTWLDVEGLVVEMGTIIDPLSILMLFIVTFVGSLIHIYSRGYMEGDPGFSRFFACLSLFIFAMLGIVLANNFIMIFVFWELVGLASYLLIGYYYEKPSAADAAKKAFLVNRVGDFGFILGIIVLFYAAGTFNFLELEHLIHEGHIDDTTLLVSALLIFCGAVGKSAQIPLHVWLPDAMEGPTPVSALIHAATMVAAGVYMLARTAFLFHAAPESASLVVAYVGGATALMAALIALAQDDIKRIIAFSTLSSLGYMVMSVGLGGVGPGMFYLTTHAFFKALLFLGAGSVIHACHTNNIWEMGRLWPKMRITAVTFLLGSLAMMGVFPFSGFWSKDEILATAWDNDIVLFGVGVATAFFTAVFMTRLIVVTFFGDKRYHGHPHESPPVMTVPLMVLAFFAVTAGFVGLPSLDPNFGTFFGGHGGGHAEGAAGGHHFNFLVAGLSTAAVFAGIVIGWLVYVKETVSPSMLQTRYRAVYDMLAARFYFDDFYDNVLVAGVYNGIARVCNFLEVNFIINFLVNGTAYLTRETGKALRLSITGKTQHYAYIMVGGALVLAFVFIITLGV
- the nuoK gene encoding NADH-quinone oxidoreductase subunit NuoK → MFTLTLSHYLVLSLVLFSIGVAGVLLRRNIIIVLMSLELIFNSVNISLVAFSHYLQDMSGRVFVVFSITVAAAEVAVGLAILVLVYRRRNTVYVEELDEMRN